The following coding sequences lie in one Spirosoma sp. KUDC1026 genomic window:
- a CDS encoding ester cyclase — translation MSKETNIAAQKRFGEAVNTGNLEEFYELVAESSVDHDPAPSQEPGPNGYIVFFTMMRTAFPDFKLTVEQLVADEDNVAFAYTATGTHKGDFMGVAPTGKAIKIRGMQISKFADGKMVERWGSSDELGILKQIGVAPSKA, via the coding sequence ATGAGTAAAGAGACAAACATTGCGGCCCAGAAACGATTTGGTGAAGCCGTCAATACGGGAAATCTGGAGGAGTTTTATGAATTGGTGGCTGAGTCGTCCGTTGACCATGACCCGGCTCCTAGTCAGGAACCCGGCCCCAACGGATATATTGTCTTTTTTACGATGATGCGTACGGCCTTTCCAGATTTTAAGCTGACTGTAGAGCAACTTGTGGCCGATGAAGATAATGTAGCCTTTGCCTATACGGCAACGGGTACGCACAAAGGAGACTTTATGGGCGTGGCTCCAACCGGGAAAGCAATCAAGATTCGGGGGATGCAGATCAGCAAGTTCGCAGACGGGAAAATGGTTGAACGCTGGGGTAGTTCCGACGAGCTTGGTATATTAAAGCAAATCGGTGTAGCACCCTCCAAAGCCTGA
- a CDS encoding hemolysin family protein produces the protein MSEIALVSSRRSKLETAAKNGDRRAQVALDLANSPNRFLSTVQIGITLIGILLGIFSGDKLTDDVQNAVVQVEILRPYAHTVAVVLVLLVLTYLSLVLGELVPKRIGLSNPEGIAKTVAAPMILLSKVTSPFITLLTFSSDLLLKILQVRPNESAVTEEEIKSMIQEGTSGGTIEEIEQEIVQNVFQLGDRRITSLMTNRQEIVYLDLDDDLAENREKVLQYKHSVFPLCRDGVDDVVGLIYSKDFLGKDLDTELLRLMEIKRDALFIPENNRAYQVLERFRERKMYVGIIVDEYGGILGMVTLNDILDVLVGDITDDADDEHEIVAREDGSFLIDAQLPFDEFVAYFDIVISAENRRNLTGFDTLGGFALHILQDIPQTGETFVWQQFKFEIVDMDKSRIDKILVRQLDEE, from the coding sequence ATGTCAGAAATTGCACTGGTTTCATCACGTCGGTCCAAACTAGAAACGGCGGCCAAAAACGGCGACCGCCGGGCGCAGGTAGCCCTCGATCTGGCGAACTCCCCCAACCGCTTCCTGTCGACGGTACAGATTGGTATCACACTCATTGGTATTCTGTTGGGTATTTTCTCCGGCGACAAGCTAACCGACGACGTACAGAACGCCGTGGTGCAGGTAGAGATATTACGTCCCTATGCCCATACGGTGGCCGTGGTGCTTGTTCTGTTGGTCCTGACTTATCTGTCGCTGGTGTTAGGCGAGCTGGTCCCCAAACGGATTGGCCTGTCGAATCCGGAGGGGATTGCCAAAACGGTGGCCGCACCCATGATTTTGCTGTCGAAAGTAACATCGCCCTTTATTACGCTCCTGACGTTTTCCAGCGATCTTCTGCTCAAGATTCTACAGGTCCGGCCGAATGAAAGCGCGGTTACCGAGGAAGAAATCAAGAGTATGATTCAGGAGGGAACCTCCGGCGGAACGATTGAAGAAATCGAGCAGGAAATCGTTCAGAACGTATTCCAGTTAGGCGACCGGCGTATTACGTCGCTGATGACTAACCGGCAGGAAATTGTCTATCTGGATCTGGATGACGACCTGGCCGAAAACCGGGAAAAAGTGCTGCAATACAAACACTCGGTTTTTCCCCTCTGCCGGGATGGCGTCGATGACGTAGTCGGGCTGATTTACTCGAAAGACTTTCTGGGGAAAGATCTTGATACGGAACTGCTGCGGCTGATGGAGATCAAACGCGATGCCCTGTTCATTCCCGAAAACAACCGGGCCTATCAGGTGCTGGAACGGTTCCGGGAGCGGAAAATGTACGTCGGTATCATTGTCGATGAATATGGCGGTATTCTGGGTATGGTGACGCTGAACGACATTCTGGACGTGCTGGTGGGCGACATTACCGACGATGCCGATGATGAGCACGAAATCGTTGCCCGCGAAGACGGCAGCTTCCTGATTGATGCGCAGTTGCCTTTCGATGAATTTGTTGCCTACTTCGATATTGTCATCAGCGCCGAGAATCGCCGAAATCTGACCGGGTTCGATACGCTGGGAGGCTTTGCCCTGCACATTCTGCAGGATATTCCCCAGACCGGCGAAACATTTGTGTGGCAGCAGTTCAAATTCGAGATCGTTGACATGGACAAAAGCCGGATTGATAAGATCCTGGTTCGCCAGCTCGACGAAGAGTAA
- a CDS encoding NUDIX hydrolase: MIVFLNDRPIRLVGAKTAKQVAPTDSKPLRDYDQIVDARLETLKPEALQGHLLILNTTPALIAKLLTLLQTDAISDLLSVTLSCLNKTDCETAIKKPFKIIKAAGGVVIKNKKMLLMFRRSVWDLPKGKLDDGESSRQGAAREVEEETGVRVAVGERICTTWHTYKLNGNRILKRTKWYLMSVLDDRNMAPQEDEDIEQLAWLDQRQTKKALTNSFSSIRYVIDETNKLIG, from the coding sequence ATGATTGTTTTTCTGAACGACCGTCCCATTCGGCTCGTTGGCGCCAAAACCGCTAAGCAAGTTGCCCCCACAGACAGCAAACCGCTGAGGGATTACGACCAGATTGTTGACGCCCGGCTGGAAACCCTGAAGCCCGAAGCGCTGCAGGGTCACCTCCTGATCTTAAACACTACCCCTGCCCTGATTGCCAAACTCCTGACCCTCCTGCAAACGGATGCTATCAGTGATTTACTTTCGGTTACGCTTTCCTGTCTTAACAAAACCGACTGCGAAACGGCTATCAAAAAGCCCTTCAAGATCATTAAAGCTGCGGGGGGCGTAGTGATCAAGAATAAAAAAATGCTGCTGATGTTCCGCCGGAGTGTCTGGGATCTGCCCAAGGGCAAACTGGACGACGGTGAATCGTCGCGGCAGGGAGCCGCCCGGGAAGTGGAAGAAGAAACCGGTGTCCGGGTTGCCGTAGGCGAACGAATCTGCACGACCTGGCACACGTATAAGCTAAACGGCAACCGCATCCTGAAGCGCACCAAATGGTACCTGATGAGCGTCCTGGACGACCGGAACATGGCTCCTCAGGAAGACGAGGATATTGAGCAGCTAGCCTGGCTGGATCAGCGGCAAACCAAAAAAGCGCTGACAAACTCGTTCAGTTCCATTCGCTATGTGATCGACGAAACCAATAAACTCATCGGGTAA
- the coaD gene encoding pantetheine-phosphate adenylyltransferase gives MKRIALFPGSFDPFTKGHEDIVLRGLKLFDEVVIGVGRNARKERYFPLDQMMELIEGAFQAHPAVRVISYEDLTARVARNEGAKFLLRGLRNTTDFEYENGISQVNRYVYDEIETVFLITSPDLAPISSSIVRDLHRYGQPVDTFLPYKL, from the coding sequence ATGAAAAGAATTGCGTTGTTTCCCGGCTCGTTTGATCCGTTTACGAAAGGTCACGAAGATATCGTGCTGCGTGGGTTGAAGCTGTTCGATGAAGTCGTTATCGGGGTTGGGCGAAACGCACGTAAGGAGCGTTACTTTCCATTGGATCAAATGATGGAACTCATCGAAGGGGCCTTCCAAGCTCATCCGGCGGTACGGGTGATCAGCTACGAGGATCTGACCGCCCGGGTTGCCCGCAATGAAGGCGCTAAATTCCTGCTGCGGGGGCTGCGCAATACCACCGATTTTGAGTACGAGAATGGCATCTCCCAGGTTAACCGTTACGTATACGACGAAATAGAAACCGTTTTTCTAATTACGTCCCCCGATCTGGCCCCTATCAGCTCCAGTATTGTACGGGATCTTCACCGCTACGGACAGCCGGTCGATACGTTCCTGCCTTACAAGCTTTGA
- a CDS encoding DUF3822 family protein yields MKTADMLTPTILIRADSFEPTQVGQSVLCLEIGRDRLRFMVQNKQREVGYLEEYTFPSMLTERPLTEVLPEVFQNHPVLSAGPWQEIRISLNSPSFTLVPQPLYRKEYAGSYLALMRGSALPAHEFAQAHLHENEGFLSVFNLSHPLADYFAEIYPLQPLRFVHQTSALIQATADLDKRSLTPQGVWLYFEDEFVTVICRQDHKLHFCNRFGYKNPQDLTYYILYVLDEQQMNPAEVPVTLYGEITPFADSFAELSRFLAHLSFGQTPPSLRLDSAFDDVPEHRYLSMYGLTLLTT; encoded by the coding sequence GTGAAAACCGCAGATATGCTCACCCCGACCATACTAATTCGTGCTGACTCCTTTGAGCCGACTCAGGTTGGGCAGTCGGTGCTATGCCTGGAAATTGGGCGCGACCGGTTGCGGTTCATGGTGCAGAACAAACAGCGGGAGGTGGGGTATCTGGAAGAATACACCTTTCCGTCGATGCTGACCGAGCGTCCGCTCACGGAAGTATTGCCCGAGGTCTTCCAGAATCATCCGGTGCTATCCGCCGGGCCGTGGCAGGAGATCCGGATTTCGCTGAATTCCCCTTCGTTTACGCTGGTCCCTCAGCCATTATACCGAAAAGAGTATGCCGGTAGCTACTTGGCGCTGATGCGGGGGAGCGCTTTACCCGCTCACGAGTTTGCGCAGGCGCATTTGCACGAAAACGAAGGATTTTTGTCGGTATTCAACCTGTCGCACCCGCTGGCTGACTATTTCGCGGAGATCTATCCGCTGCAGCCGCTTCGGTTCGTGCACCAGACCAGCGCCCTGATTCAGGCGACGGCCGATCTGGACAAACGCTCGCTGACCCCGCAGGGTGTATGGCTATATTTCGAGGATGAGTTTGTCACGGTCATCTGCCGTCAGGACCACAAGCTGCATTTCTGTAATCGCTTTGGGTATAAGAACCCGCAGGATCTAACGTATTACATCCTGTATGTACTGGACGAGCAGCAGATGAATCCAGCGGAAGTGCCTGTTACGTTATACGGCGAGATTACGCCCTTTGCCGATTCTTTCGCTGAGTTAAGTCGTTTTCTGGCCCACCTGTCGTTTGGGCAGACACCACCCAGCCTGCGTCTGGACAGTGCGTTCGACGACGTACCCGAACACCGCTACCTGAGTATGTACGGGCTGACACTGCTGACAACCTAG
- a CDS encoding NUDIX domain-containing protein, translating to MTKVLDKPREEVLKLYGNRLRLRVCGLYCEDDKLLMVRHRGINPSDTFWCPPGGGAQFGEKAPDALVREFSEETGLDVEVGEMLFVNEFMLPPLHALELFFTVRAVGGSLRMGLDPEMGIDEQIIEEVRLMTFDEIKQLPAEEAHALFQYCNSLDDVFRLRGYLGH from the coding sequence GTGACGAAGGTACTTGACAAGCCCCGGGAAGAGGTGTTGAAACTATATGGTAATCGGCTTCGGCTGCGTGTGTGTGGCCTATACTGTGAAGACGATAAACTGCTGATGGTACGCCATCGCGGTATCAATCCTTCTGACACTTTCTGGTGTCCGCCGGGGGGCGGGGCACAGTTTGGCGAAAAGGCACCCGACGCGCTGGTCCGGGAGTTTTCCGAAGAAACCGGCCTAGACGTAGAAGTCGGGGAGATGCTCTTCGTCAACGAGTTTATGTTGCCCCCGCTGCATGCGCTGGAGTTGTTTTTTACCGTCCGGGCGGTGGGCGGTTCCCTGCGGATGGGCCTCGATCCCGAAATGGGCATCGACGAGCAGATCATCGAAGAAGTGCGGTTGATGACGTTTGATGAAATTAAGCAGCTGCCGGCTGAAGAAGCACACGCCTTGTTTCAGTACTGCAATTCGCTGGATGATGTTTTTCGGCTGCGGGGTTACCTGGGGCATTAA
- a CDS encoding CBS domain-containing protein produces the protein MSSRQTVLAALELMAEKNIGAVLVVDAGKLTGIFSERDYARKVILKGRHSNDTLIEDVMTRQVITIEPQQRLEECMVIMSEKHIRHLPVMEEGELQGIISINDVVAAIIRDQKIRIESLESYISGSPY, from the coding sequence GTGTCATCCCGACAGACCGTATTGGCCGCCCTTGAGTTAATGGCGGAAAAAAACATCGGGGCCGTACTGGTTGTCGATGCCGGCAAACTAACCGGAATCTTCTCCGAACGCGATTACGCCCGCAAAGTGATCCTGAAGGGACGCCACTCAAACGACACCCTGATCGAGGACGTAATGACCCGCCAGGTGATCACGATTGAGCCCCAGCAGCGGCTGGAGGAATGTATGGTCATTATGTCGGAGAAGCACATTCGCCACCTGCCCGTTATGGAAGAAGGCGAACTGCAGGGAATAATATCCATCAACGACGTTGTGGCTGCCATTATCCGGGATCAGAAAATCCGGATCGAATCGCTCGAAAGTTACATTTCGGGCAGTCCATACTAG
- a CDS encoding ATP-dependent RecD-like DNA helicase, translating into MNDTLSAAQLLAKRFPFKPTPGQLQFFDQISTFITPEEQERYRDCFLLRGYAGTGKTTLVGTLIKVLPRFGYKSILLAPTGRAAKVMSNYAKKPAQTIHRKIYRQVADPGSGTLAFQRQKNYHEDTLFIVDEASMISDEADFGGKGLLTDLIDYVFENPGNKLMLVGDTAQLPPVGRELSPALDRGFLASSFDMTVFEQELTEVMRQDEESGILYNATELRVLLGDAERSDATPKAVGFDALLNDRPTVPELDAPDIRLNVRSFGDIYKMPLNKLEDGIQYAYNKYGRENTVILCRSNKTAVQYNQFIRRMIDQCEDELDTGDMLMIARNNYTVLDDDSPAGFLANGEFAEVLKIRNKEEMHGFRFATVTLRLVDYEDQPDFDAKILLDTLYSPVPSLTSDQYKALYESVQRDYFYIKSKKERTEALRRDPYLNALQVKFAYALTCHKAQGGQWNAVFIDQGFLPDGQVNNEFVRWLYTALTRATDEAYLMNFNQQFFG; encoded by the coding sequence ATGAACGATACTCTGTCGGCGGCTCAGTTACTGGCCAAACGCTTTCCTTTCAAACCCACTCCCGGACAGTTACAATTCTTTGATCAGATTAGTACGTTCATCACACCGGAGGAGCAGGAGCGATACCGGGATTGCTTTTTGCTACGTGGCTACGCCGGTACCGGTAAGACGACGCTGGTTGGTACCCTCATTAAAGTACTGCCCCGCTTTGGCTACAAATCCATCCTGTTGGCGCCTACGGGTCGGGCCGCCAAGGTGATGTCGAACTACGCCAAAAAACCCGCCCAGACCATTCACCGCAAAATTTATCGGCAGGTGGCCGATCCGGGTTCGGGTACGCTGGCGTTTCAGCGGCAGAAAAACTACCACGAAGACACGCTCTTTATTGTCGACGAGGCATCCATGATCTCCGACGAAGCCGACTTTGGTGGCAAAGGTCTTCTGACCGACCTGATTGATTACGTATTCGAAAACCCCGGTAATAAACTGATGCTGGTGGGCGATACGGCGCAGCTCCCCCCCGTTGGCCGTGAACTCAGCCCCGCGCTGGATCGTGGTTTCCTGGCTAGCTCGTTCGACATGACCGTCTTCGAACAGGAGCTGACTGAAGTTATGCGCCAGGATGAAGAATCGGGCATTCTCTATAACGCTACGGAACTGCGCGTCCTATTGGGCGATGCCGAGCGTAGCGACGCGACTCCTAAAGCCGTGGGCTTCGACGCCCTGCTGAACGACAGGCCAACGGTACCTGAGCTCGACGCGCCCGACATCCGACTGAACGTGCGTTCTTTTGGGGACATCTATAAAATGCCGCTGAACAAGCTTGAAGACGGCATTCAGTACGCTTACAATAAATACGGCCGCGAAAACACCGTCATTCTGTGTCGGTCAAATAAAACGGCGGTACAGTATAACCAGTTTATCCGGCGTATGATCGACCAGTGCGAAGACGAGCTCGACACCGGCGATATGCTGATGATTGCCCGGAACAACTATACGGTACTGGACGACGATTCGCCCGCGGGTTTTCTGGCCAATGGTGAATTTGCCGAGGTGCTGAAGATTCGGAACAAGGAAGAAATGCACGGTTTCCGCTTTGCCACCGTTACGCTGCGTCTGGTCGACTACGAAGATCAGCCGGATTTCGACGCCAAGATTCTGCTCGATACGTTGTACTCACCTGTCCCGTCGCTGACGTCAGATCAGTACAAGGCACTCTACGAAAGCGTGCAGCGTGATTATTTCTACATCAAGAGCAAGAAAGAACGAACGGAAGCTCTCCGTCGGGATCCGTACCTCAATGCGTTACAGGTGAAGTTTGCCTATGCGCTGACCTGCCACAAGGCGCAGGGTGGTCAGTGGAACGCGGTCTTTATCGATCAGGGCTTCCTGCCCGATGGCCAGGTCAACAATGAATTCGTGCGTTGGCTGTATACGGCCCTGACCCGCGCTACGGACGAAGCTTACCTGATGAATTTCAATCAGCAGTTTTTTGGTTAA
- a CDS encoding DUF4126 domain-containing protein, whose protein sequence is MSIDWIMSACIGVGLAACCGFRVFVPLLLASLATKLGIVHTMAGFEWLSGWPALVGLSVATIFEVGSYYIPWLDNFLDTLATPASIIAGTILSSSFLFIDSPVIQWGLGLIVGGGSAGIVQAGTSLLRLGSTATTGGVANSVLATGENAASVILSILTILLPLIAAAVIGILLVFVISQLAAKRKVWFTRGKRGAGTFTNVPRSPTNLN, encoded by the coding sequence ATGTCTATCGACTGGATTATGAGCGCCTGTATTGGCGTTGGTTTGGCGGCCTGCTGCGGCTTTCGGGTATTTGTCCCCCTGCTTCTGGCCAGTCTCGCTACCAAGCTGGGTATTGTTCACACGATGGCCGGATTTGAGTGGCTCAGTGGCTGGCCAGCGCTGGTGGGTCTGTCTGTAGCGACGATTTTCGAGGTTGGTTCGTATTACATTCCCTGGCTCGACAATTTCCTGGATACGCTGGCGACGCCCGCGTCGATCATCGCCGGTACAATTCTCAGTTCGTCCTTTCTCTTCATCGACTCGCCGGTTATTCAGTGGGGGCTGGGGCTGATCGTTGGGGGTGGCTCGGCCGGGATTGTGCAGGCCGGCACCAGTTTGTTACGCCTGGGGTCAACCGCTACAACCGGGGGCGTTGCGAATTCGGTACTGGCTACTGGAGAGAATGCCGCTTCGGTTATTCTGTCTATTTTAACGATCCTGCTCCCGTTGATTGCTGCCGCCGTTATCGGTATACTCCTCGTGTTTGTTATTAGCCAGCTGGCCGCAAAACGCAAAGTCTGGTTCACACGCGGCAAACGGGGAGCGGGTACATTTACGAACGTCCCCCGCAGCCCAACGAATCTTAACTGA
- the htpG gene encoding molecular chaperone HtpG, whose protein sequence is MEAVQSEKGQISIHTENIFPIIKKFLYSDHEIFLRELVSNAVDATQKLRQLASFGEFNGELGDLKVTVSLNEEAKTITISDNGVGMTADEIKKYINQIAFSGATDFLEKYKDKTDDKGQIIGHFGLGFYSAFMVASEVEIVTKSYRENAEAARWVCDGSTEFELTPAERTERGTDIILHVAEDSEEFLNKARLRGILDKYARFLPVAIEFDGETINNTAPIWTKSPSDLTDEDYKNFYRELYPMSEEPLFWIHLNVDYPFNLTGILYFPRVKNELRFQREKIQLYSRQVFITDEVKDVVPDFLMMLHGVIDSPDIPLNVSRSFLQADSNVKKINGYITRKVADKLNDLFNQDRKAFEEKFDDIGLFIKYGILSDEKFWEKAKNFVLLKNTEGEFSTLDEYREKTQANQTDKNDTLTLLYTTDRKHQDAYIESARRRGYDVLLMDNVIDAHFINALESKLEKVRFQRVDADTLDKLIDKGLANESVLSEEDKTKLKTVFDEVLNDKMLTVSVEAQPTDELPVTITLPEFMRRMKDMSALSGEQSFYGNLPLGYNVVVNANHPLIGKVLAEPEGDSQKALVKQLYDLALLSQNMLTGSDLTAFVRRTVATL, encoded by the coding sequence ATGGAAGCCGTACAAAGCGAAAAGGGGCAGATCTCGATCCATACCGAGAATATTTTCCCGATCATTAAAAAATTCCTGTATTCAGACCACGAAATTTTCCTGCGTGAGCTGGTCTCCAATGCGGTCGATGCTACGCAAAAACTGCGTCAGCTGGCGTCGTTTGGCGAGTTCAACGGCGAACTGGGCGATCTGAAAGTAACCGTTTCGCTCAACGAAGAAGCCAAAACGATTACGATCAGTGACAATGGCGTCGGGATGACGGCTGATGAAATCAAGAAATACATCAACCAGATTGCCTTCTCCGGCGCCACCGATTTCCTGGAGAAATATAAGGACAAAACCGACGATAAGGGGCAGATCATCGGCCACTTCGGACTAGGTTTCTACTCGGCGTTTATGGTGGCCAGTGAAGTGGAAATCGTCACTAAATCATACCGGGAAAACGCTGAGGCCGCTCGTTGGGTGTGCGACGGATCGACGGAGTTTGAGCTGACGCCAGCCGAACGTACCGAACGGGGCACCGACATTATTCTGCACGTTGCCGAGGATTCTGAAGAGTTTCTGAATAAAGCTCGTCTGCGGGGTATCCTAGACAAATATGCCCGGTTCCTGCCCGTAGCCATCGAGTTCGACGGCGAAACGATCAATAATACGGCCCCCATCTGGACCAAATCGCCGTCTGATCTAACCGACGAAGATTACAAAAACTTCTACCGGGAACTATACCCGATGAGCGAAGAGCCGCTGTTCTGGATTCACCTGAACGTGGACTATCCGTTCAACCTAACTGGGATTCTGTATTTCCCCCGCGTTAAAAACGAACTGCGTTTCCAGCGGGAGAAAATCCAGCTCTATAGCCGCCAGGTATTCATTACCGATGAGGTGAAGGACGTAGTGCCCGACTTCCTGATGATGCTGCACGGCGTAATCGACTCGCCCGATATCCCGCTGAACGTATCGCGGAGCTTCCTGCAGGCCGACTCGAACGTTAAAAAAATCAATGGATACATCACCCGGAAAGTCGCCGATAAACTGAACGACCTGTTCAATCAGGACCGCAAAGCGTTCGAAGAGAAGTTCGACGACATTGGTTTGTTCATCAAATATGGTATTCTGAGCGACGAAAAATTCTGGGAGAAAGCCAAAAACTTCGTACTGCTCAAAAACACGGAAGGGGAGTTCAGTACACTGGACGAATACCGCGAAAAAACGCAGGCCAACCAGACGGATAAAAACGATACACTGACCCTGCTTTACACCACCGACCGGAAACATCAGGACGCTTATATCGAATCGGCGCGTCGCCGAGGGTACGATGTGCTGCTGATGGATAACGTGATTGATGCACACTTCATCAACGCCCTCGAGTCGAAGCTGGAGAAAGTACGTTTCCAGCGCGTTGATGCTGATACGCTCGACAAACTGATCGACAAAGGACTGGCGAACGAAAGCGTTCTATCGGAAGAGGATAAAACGAAGCTGAAAACGGTATTCGACGAAGTACTCAATGATAAAATGCTGACCGTAAGCGTTGAAGCGCAACCCACCGACGAACTGCCCGTAACCATTACGTTGCCCGAGTTCATGCGCCGGATGAAGGACATGTCGGCCCTGTCGGGTGAGCAGTCGTTCTACGGCAACCTGCCGCTGGGCTACAACGTCGTTGTAAACGCCAATCACCCGCTGATCGGAAAAGTCTTGGCCGAGCCAGAAGGTGATTCACAAAAGGCGCTGGTAAAACAACTGTACGATCTGGCCCTGCTGTCGCAGAATATGCTGACTGGCTCCGACCTGACCGCCTTCGTGCGTCGGACGGTCGCTACGTTGTAG
- a CDS encoding rhodanese-like domain-containing protein has product MLTHSYTDISLPELEQLRQQPNTVVIDVRDEWEFEEFNIGGLNIPLSDIRNRSAEFQDYNTLIAICTNGVRSRVAAKDFLRQPHLQNKKIYHLRGGIIEAED; this is encoded by the coding sequence ATGCTTACTCATTCGTACACCGACATTTCTCTACCTGAGCTGGAACAGCTTCGCCAGCAACCCAATACGGTCGTTATCGACGTGCGTGACGAATGGGAGTTCGAGGAATTCAACATTGGTGGCCTGAACATTCCCCTTTCCGACATACGAAACCGGAGCGCGGAGTTTCAGGATTACAATACGCTGATTGCGATCTGCACCAACGGCGTCCGCAGTCGGGTAGCAGCCAAAGATTTTCTGCGCCAGCCCCATTTGCAGAACAAGAAAATTTACCACCTGCGGGGCGGCATCATCGAAGCCGAAGACTAA
- a CDS encoding bestrophin family protein — translation MITYRKTDWIKAIWYFHTGETIISLLKRLLIVLVYVTFVTVFEISYLHQRLTNTPTEFFSALGILLSLLLIFRTNTAYDRFYEGRTAWGSLVNNCRNLAVAIDAILPANRQAERYFFTKTIANFPFALKNHLRDNRIIEELEVTDSFDEIKRFDHLPNAVVVQLRKRVEGLYREGVITDAQLINLSDMLLTFLNVAGICERIKSTPIPFSYSFFIKLFILIFVTLLPFSILEVYGYITIPAVLVMSYVLIGLEMIGEEIEEPFGTEQNDLPLDQISRNIRINVHEIFNVALPKQDKAPQRNFTIVT, via the coding sequence ATGATCACCTATAGAAAGACCGACTGGATCAAAGCAATCTGGTATTTCCACACCGGAGAAACGATCATTTCGCTGCTGAAGCGGCTTCTTATCGTGCTGGTGTACGTCACTTTTGTGACTGTATTTGAAATCTCCTATTTGCACCAGCGGTTAACCAACACGCCTACCGAGTTCTTCTCAGCTCTGGGGATTCTGTTGAGTCTGCTGCTCATTTTCCGTACGAACACGGCGTACGATCGCTTTTACGAAGGCCGAACGGCCTGGGGAAGTCTGGTAAACAATTGCCGGAACCTGGCTGTGGCCATTGATGCCATACTACCGGCTAACCGGCAGGCCGAGCGGTATTTCTTTACGAAGACAATTGCCAATTTTCCCTTCGCGCTGAAAAATCACCTGCGCGACAACCGGATAATTGAAGAACTGGAAGTTACCGACAGCTTCGACGAGATCAAACGGTTTGATCATTTGCCCAATGCGGTGGTGGTACAACTCCGGAAACGGGTAGAAGGTCTCTATCGGGAGGGGGTCATTACCGACGCTCAGCTGATTAACCTGAGTGATATGCTGCTGACCTTTCTGAACGTAGCGGGGATCTGCGAGCGGATCAAAAGCACACCCATTCCATTCTCCTACAGCTTCTTCATCAAGCTCTTTATCCTGATCTTCGTCACGTTGCTGCCGTTTTCCATTCTGGAAGTGTACGGATACATCACCATCCCGGCCGTACTGGTCATGTCATACGTACTGATTGGGCTGGAAATGATCGGAGAAGAAATTGAAGAACCTTTTGGCACTGAGCAGAACGACTTGCCTCTGGACCAAATCTCCCGGAACATCCGGATTAACGTACACGAAATCTTTAATGTTGCCCTGCCCAAGCAGGATAAGGCCCCCCAGCGTAACTTTACAATCGTTACGTAA
- the dapF gene encoding diaminopimelate epimerase, translating into MTVDFFKYQGTGNDFVMIDDRGNRFPEHDQALIERLCHRRFGIGADGLILLRNDPDYDFRMIYFNADGAEGSMCGNGGRCIVRFAYDLGLFSEKTRFIAVDGEHTATVSDDEVFLKMSDVSGITPRDGKTFLNTGSPHVVEFVSDLDSLDVVKEGRAIRYSDTFAPGGTNVNFVEPLADGTLYVRTYERGVEDETYSCGTGVTAVALAASQQLAVAGPVAIKTIGGNLRVSFARLADTQFNDIELIGPAKRVFTGQINL; encoded by the coding sequence GTGACTGTTGATTTCTTCAAATACCAGGGTACCGGCAACGATTTCGTCATGATCGATGACCGCGGGAACCGTTTTCCCGAACATGATCAGGCGCTGATCGAACGGTTATGCCACCGGCGGTTTGGTATCGGTGCCGATGGGCTCATTCTGCTACGTAATGATCCGGACTACGATTTCCGGATGATCTACTTCAACGCCGACGGGGCCGAGGGCAGCATGTGTGGTAACGGCGGCCGGTGCATAGTTCGGTTTGCGTACGATCTGGGGCTGTTCTCGGAGAAAACACGCTTCATCGCCGTCGACGGTGAGCACACCGCCACTGTTTCCGACGATGAGGTGTTCTTGAAAATGAGCGACGTCAGCGGGATTACTCCACGCGATGGCAAGACGTTTCTGAATACGGGCTCACCCCACGTGGTAGAGTTTGTGAGTGATCTCGATTCGCTGGACGTAGTGAAAGAAGGCAGGGCGATCCGCTACAGCGATACGTTTGCGCCCGGAGGAACCAACGTCAACTTCGTCGAACCTTTGGCGGACGGAACGCTTTACGTTAGAACCTATGAGCGGGGCGTTGAGGACGAAACCTATTCCTGTGGAACGGGGGTAACGGCCGTAGCGCTGGCCGCCAGCCAGCAACTGGCTGTAGCAGGGCCGGTCGCTATCAAAACGATTGGCGGGAATCTGCGGGTGTCCTTTGCTAGGCTGGCTGATACGCAGTTCAATGATATTGAGTTGATTGGTCCGGCAAAACGAGTGTTCACGGGACAAATAAACCTGTAA